In Actinomycetota bacterium, the DNA window TGGTCGGCCAACCGGACAGCAGGGCCAACGGGTGGATGGGGCCAGCTCCGGCGTCGCGCAGCTGCCCGGCAACCGTGGTGAGCGTCCAGCCGGACCCGCGGACGTCGTCGACCAGCAGCACCGGGCCACCGGGCACGGTGCCGGTGACCGCGAAGGCGTCCTGGGCGTTGTTGTACTGGTGGAAGCTGTTGGCCAGCTCAGCCTGGGAGCGGGCCGCCGGGCGCACCCGCTGGACGACCGCATGCACCGGCACCCCGAGCAGCCCGCCGGCGTGATCGGCCAGGTCTTGGACCAGCGAGGGGCGGGTGCGGGATGGAACGAAGGTGACCCAGGTTGGTGGCTCCTCCCATCCCCAGCGGCCGAGCAGCCGGGCCAGCCCCTCGATCACTGGGTGGGGGAGGGGCTGGTCGCCGGTGAGCAGGTCGGCCAGCAGCGGCCCCCAGCCGGCGTCGGTGGCCTCGCCCAGTGCCCGGCCCGGCTCGGCCCGCTGGCTCTCGGGGATGGTACGGCTGGCCACGGCCGCTCCGGCCGGCCACTGCCGGCGCGGCGGGAGGATGACGTCCTGGTCGCGCAGGAACCGCACCGCGGCCGCCACCAGCTGGGCGTCCACGCTGGTGGGGAGGCCGTGGCCGGTGCAGCGCTGGCAGCGGCCGCAGGCGGCCGCGTCGGGGTCGTTCAGGTCGGCCAGCTCGGGGTCGTCGAGCTGGCGGCGCAGGAAGGCCATCAGGCAGCCGTCGCTGGTCAGATACTCCAGCATGGCCGCCTGCTCGGCCCGGCGGGCGGCGGTGACCCGCCGGTAGCGGTCAGCGTCATAGACCCAGCCGGGATCCCCGCGCAGGTAGCCGCCATCGACCCGCCGCACCGCGCCCTCGACATCAAGGATCTTGAGCAGCTGGTCCAGCCGTCCCTGGCCCAGGTTGACCTGGCGCTGCACCTCAGCCAGCCCCAACGGCTCGGCGGCGTCAGCGAGCAGCCCCAGGACCTCGTCGACCAGCCGCCGGGGTGGGAACGCGGTGGTGGTGAAGTACTCCCAGATGCGCCGGTCCTCGGGCCCGCCGAGCAGGATCACCTCGGCCCGGTCCAGGGCCCGGCCGGCCCGGCCGACCTGCTGGTAGTAGGCG includes these proteins:
- a CDS encoding DEAD/DEAH box helicase; the encoded protein is MLVQLDHTAVAAQVPTLLRTLAGPAAVPHPEQLAAIQAVVADRCRVLVVQRTGWGKSAVYFLATRLLRDAGAGPTFLISPLLALMRDQAAAAERVGVRAASINSTNVRDWRAVEDQIAADQVDLLLVSPERLNNPGFAARVLPLLTRQAGLVVVDEAHCISDWGHDLRPDYRRIAQILRTLGEGVPVLGTTATANARVVADVAEQLGQDTLILRGPLDRASLVLSTVAFPSAAERLAWLAEQLPQLPGSGIVYCLTVPETRRVASWLQANGIDAHAYSGRDDPADRLVVEEVLAANACKAVVATSALGMGYDKPDLAFVVHYQAPDSPIAYYQQVGRAGRALDRAEVILLGGPEDRRIWEYFTTTAFPPRRLVDEVLGLLADAAEPLGLAEVQRQVNLGQGRLDQLLKILDVEGAVRRVDGGYLRGDPGWVYDADRYRRVTAARRAEQAAMLEYLTSDGCLMAFLRRQLDDPELADLNDPDAAACGRCQRCTGHGLPTSVDAQLVAAAVRFLRDQDVILPPRRQWPAGAAVASRTIPESQRAEPGRALGEATDAGWGPLLADLLTGDQPLPHPVIEGLARLLGRWGWEEPPTWVTFVPSRTRPSLVQDLADHAGGLLGVPVHAVVQRVRPAARSQAELANSFHQYNNAQDAFAVTGTVPGGPVLLVDDVRGSGWTLTTVAGQLRDAGAGPIHPLALLSGWPT